A single region of the Strigops habroptila isolate Jane chromosome 3, bStrHab1.2.pri, whole genome shotgun sequence genome encodes:
- the REP15 gene encoding LOW QUALITY PROTEIN: rab15 effector protein (The sequence of the model RefSeq protein was modified relative to this genomic sequence to represent the inferred CDS: inserted 3 bases in 2 codons; substituted 2 bases at 2 genomic stop codons) → MTSCMENGPGLEDNQENKAEALIICEVFSQGVVHASQRLKDYLGFVDPQSKFQPATNMLSEIFLVNFSSFCYXGVKECITASKMTRQQSSLFGVDWIWTLSGADNQIKPQLAVQALXLAELFHSXGXVEDCCWEAALADQRFQNRSRFEKLVEFCRLVGRDCLGLFIMFGVPGKPKDIRGIMLDSIAKEQNYRLLGRDVLRQFVTSADGFPLTKGMLENCLGTKTRLKEVGSMYINFL, encoded by the exons ATGACCTCCTGCATGGAAAATGGGCCAGGTCTCGAGGACAACCAGGAGAACAAGGCTGAAGCTCTCATCATCTGTGAAGTCTTCAGCCAAGGTGTGGTCCATGCATCTCAAAGGCTGAAGGACTACCTTGGTTTTGTGGATCCTCAGAGCAAATTCCAGCCAGCCACAAACATGCTGAGTGAGATCTTTTTGGTCAACTTCAGTAGCTTCTGCT TGGGAGTGAAGGAATGTATCACAGCCAGCAAAATGACCAGGCAGCAGTCCTCCCTGTTTGGGGTGGACTGGATCTGGACCCTGTCTGGAGCTGACAACCAAATCAAACCTCAGCTTGCCGTGCAGGCTTTATAGCTGGCTGAGCTTTTCCATAGCTGAGG GGTGGAGGAttgctgctgggaagctgcGCTGGCAGACCAGCGCTTCCAGAACAGGAGCAGGTTTGAGAAGCTGGTGGAGTTCTGCCGCCTGGTGGGACGGGACTGCCTGGGCTTGTTCATCATGTTCGGTGTGCCAGGGAAGCCCAAGGACATCCGAGGAATCATGCTAGACAGCATTGCCAAGGAGCAAAACTACCGCCTGTTGGGCAGGGATGTGCTACGGCAATTTGTCACCAGTGCTGACGGCTTCCCGCTCACAAAAGGCATGTTGGAAAACTGCCTTGGCACAAAAACCAGGCTGAAGGAGGTGGGCAGTATGTACATAAACTTCCTGTAA